CTACTTCCAATTTCTTTCCTCTGTAGATTGATAGGAGTACCTTTAATCACATTTTACTTATGCATTAGCCACTAAGTTTCTCCGTTTCTCATGATGCCATCCTTGTAAACAACTGCCTAGATTTTGTTTTGAGGCTCATAGAAAAGTCTGATTAAACTTCTATTCTTGCAGGTTGCGACATTCAttgttcaaaaaattcttttggaTGACGTGGGCTTGGATTATATATGCACTACAGCAGAGCGGTTTTTTGCAGTAGGTCGAGTTTTGGGAAATATGGTAGCAGCCCTTGCTGAACAACCTTCGTCACGACTCCTAAAACATATTATACGTTGTTATCTTCGACTATCTGATAATCCAAGGTTAGTCAATTGGGGGATATGGTTGTGTTCTTCATTTCGTGTGGATAAATGATGTTTGATCGTCATGATACAGGGCTTGTGATGCATTAAGAAGTTGCCTTCCAGACATGCTAAGAGATGCCACTTTCAGTACTTGCCTTCGTGTAAGTACTGGTTgaaattttagttttagtttctATGATCCACAAGTCTCTATTTAGGGCTTGTTTAAACTTGCTGGTTATATTTTTCAGGAAGATCCAACAACTAGGAGGTGGTTACAGCAGTTGCTTCACAACGTCCAGGGACCTCGGGTTGCGCTACAGGCTGGTGGATTTGATCATATGCTGGTGAACTGAGCTGATGGGAAGTTATTTTTGGGGAAATTGATTCTAATGTTACATTCGTCCATGCATCATTTTGTGTCAAGTATTATTATAATTAATGTCTTTTGGTAGGCAGTGTGAATAATGTATCTGTACTGCCTTTTATCAGTTAGTATTTTTAGAATTACCTTCTTGTAGCATTTATACATAAGAACGGATTTACAGAAGAAGGAACCACTTCTCCTGGCTCTTATTAGTCCAAAGTCACTGTTGCCTGCttgtgaatcttttttttttggctcggcTTGTGAATCTGTGATGTTGATCTATCCAGCTTATTtattcaaaaacagttttgaagtCTACTGCATTTGAAGGATGTGTGTCTGTAGTCTGGCTGGATGAGTACGACTAACTCTGCAAGATGACTGTCCAGGTCCGGGTCCAACTGCTGCTGCTTTAGATTGAAGAAAATTTGCTCTTCAGAAAGGTTTTAGTGGATACTCATAATAATCTGGTGACGATATTTTGGAAATGAAGTGCTATTTGTGATGGATGTTTGGTTTTGAAATGAATGGTCCAGTACAACGGCAttatgatttctttttcttatatAGTCCATCATACAAATTCCAGAGaggaaaatctctctctctgtgagaAGTCAGCCACATCGCTGTCTGCCACTGGCCCTACCGCTACATCCAGGACAATGCTGCTGCTCTTGATGAGAATGTAGTACACATAGAAACATCCATGTATAATTAAGTGCATATGCTTACATAAATAAATCTGTATTAATAATTCCATGTGTGCAAAAAATTTAGTTCCTGCTTTTGGTTAGGTGAGGAACTTTGCATTGGTGGTTCAACAGGAGGAGGATAAGGTGGTGTGCCGAGGGGCAGCTAAGTTGTTGGTTGATAATTACAGGTGGCAGTTTATGTAGATTGTTCCGGCACCAAAATTGGCAGATATGGAATTGCCTATGGAGGAACTTCCCATGGTCTCTTCCCTGGACAGCAAAGTgcataaaattaattttgaataAGTCGCATCTTGCTCAGACCAATAAATAGAGCTGGGCTTTACTTTCGTTTGCAAGCTCTTTTGGTGGTACGTGTTTCTGTCACTGAACtagtttcttttaatttgtaagAAATATGGCAACTTTTCAATTCTGGGATCATGGTAAATTGGAATAATTCTCAAGCTtttaagagagaaaaatggcTGCATGCTTCCAGCATATACATATATTCGTGGACACTTGTATATACTGTATAGAAACTTGAAGTTCTCTGAAATTTCTTTATCTGGATTTATATTGTTGTTGGCATACTGTTCAGAGGTGTATTGGAGCCTATAGTTACATTAGACGTCCTTCAGCTACAGGAATTGCGCCAAGATGGCAAGCAAGTGGATGTCAAACAATGGAGGAAAGGGGAGAAGAACATTGCGAGTGTGGATGTGGGATTTATCACATCTGGTTATTGTGAgcagaaggaaaataaaaagctCCATGCGATTGAAGGAGCAATGGCAAAACGGAAAGCTATATGAGCTTTGTGGGATGAGGTTCCAAGTTGCCGGTAACAATGTGTATAATTTTCTTCCAATTTCTTCCATGGTCTGAGAGTGGCTTTTAATTGTAAGCAAGTTAACAAGTTCAGAAAAATGATTCAAAGATGAATCACTTGCCTAGGGTAGCATCTGATTTGCATATTTAAGTTCTTATCTCAGACTGTTGCATGGTCATAGAAATGGCGATCTTGTTGATGTTGTTTAGTGGATCTGAAGCGCCTAAAGGGACTTGTAAACCGAACATGCCTCGTCTGGCTGGACAAGCTTGTATGTAAGCAACCTCCATGAACAGAGGCTTTGTTAGTTACGTGCTTCATTATACATGTTCATGAGGAACAGTTTATTCCTGAAAAATTCCCACAATCTGATAACTTTTGAGCCTGCCGATTGAAACTGGTAGCCACCATTAAATGTCTTAGATTACCTAATTGTCATTCCAAATGAACTCCAACATGGAGGACTATACAATACATTCGCGCGTTtcatcatttctctctcttccaaataACACAGGTTCCTcattctttcttaattgtatTTTCACAGGTCAACTAGAAAGAATCATCTTAGAACACGGTTTGTTCAACCCAAAGGAGCTGAGCGCTCAAGAAGTCCACGGGCTTTGACAAGAGTCTCTCTAAACCTCACAACATTAATAGTCAGATTCTGCGCATCAATGTACACAGCCCTAGCAGCCATATACCCTTTCAAGAATAGGGATGCTGGATTAGTAATGACTGGGTGATCTTGGCCATAAAGAGTGAGGAGAGAGCTTTCCACTGGTTCAATTTGGTACTTCACATATTTCAAGCCCATCTCTTTAGCTGGTCCGCCAAAGTACCTGGCTGAGAGCCAGCGCAGGCCCAGCGGCACCACTTGCACCAGGACAGCCCCTTGGGGCAAGAACATAGCATTTGTAAGCCCTGCACCATGGGCCCCAACCATTACACTACAGGAGTTCACCACCTGTGCGAACTTGTCTAAATTGGACGTCATATGAGGCCTTGCGACGATAACTCTGAAACCCAATGCCTTCATCATAGTCACCATCTCATCTTCGTTCAGAAACGTTCTTGTTTTTGGACGAGATAAAAGTATCAACACAGGCTTGTTCATCTCTGATACATTTACTACCTTCAGATTATATGATTCTCTGAGAAATTGCTTGAAACCAAGCATGGAGTAACCTCCAGGGATGTCTGTGGTGTTTATGGCAAGATAGTCATGGTAGTGAAGCCCGACAACTGCTCCAGGAAAACAATGCACACTTTGATCTGCTGCCGGATTTATAACTTCATAGCTTGACAAATGGGACAGGATTTTCGTAACTTTACCAGAGAAAGGAGGATTGAAGTCGGTCACAATGAAGCGAAGGCGAGATTGTAAGGGGCGATAAGTGACAAACAAAGGAATAATTATTTCGTTGAACTCATGGAATAGGTTTCCTGTGTAGCCGCCAGATGAGAAGACTGCGGCAGGAACATTGTGGGTATATTGACAAGCTGGTGGGGTGATGTTTCCCTGAAGTATTTGGACTGGTGAAACAAAACTCATGGCTATCTTATCTGCTTTCCTTGCGTATGGACGGACTATGTGATTTTCTTGGGGAATACCTCGGCTGAATGTTGCGTAAACTTTCATTGTACGCATATCGATCCTTACTGGTCTACTGGCAACACAGACGTCAGTGTGAAAGTCAGAATGGCAAGCAAATCCGGTTGTATCAAGTTGGGTTTGATCTTCTCCTATAAACATGCATCCATAAAAcattagttttcttttttccataaaaCATAAGTTAGATATGACTATAATCTTGCATTCACTGGGTATTTGGTCTTTGGATTATGAATTTAAACCATGCCTGAAGTTGGTTGAGATAAGAACTAGTACCTATAGATTAAGCTTTTATGATATGATTAACAGCAGAAGTTAATGAAAAGACGAATTGTTATTTAATGGGCGAATGACACAAGGATCATACGATTACATACTTTCACTAATTCTGAATAATGAAAatctagaagaagaagaaacctcTCACTAGTCTTCTCAAGAGAAAATTCAGGTGCTCCTGATCATCGATGCCTTGACCATCCTTTCCGGTGCTGCGAATGCTGCACCAGTTTCTGAACTCTTGGTTCCCTACCATTTGATCTGATCCACAATGTCGGGTGTAGCGCAGCCAGATTAATTCAGTGTAGAGCAAGGAGAGAAGAAGCAAGCAGATTAATGGAGTTGCGCGAAAAATCAGACTTCTTGGCTCCTTCTCCATCTTCCACAAACCTGAAAACTTGCTCTGACACTGCTGTTGTTAACCTCATTCCTCTTCAGGGTAAGAACAAGCACTGAACGCCATGGAGATGCTCAATGAAAGACTGAGTACAGTTTGGCTTGTCAATTCGTTGGTAGTTAATTAGACAGAGAAATAAGTCAAAGTTGGTAAGTTAGTTACTGACTTTTACAGGACATTATGAAGAAAAATTAAGGGcccaaaaattaactttttcttacttttcttcttctgtcATTAGTTATTCctctctttgtatttttttccctcctcgGATTAGTTTAATCAAACTGCATAGACTATAGCGTGAGCTGAACAATTGCTACAGCTTTTTGTCGGTAACTACCCAGAGAAACCTTCTTTAATCAGCCAGCCGATTACACctacttattcaaaaaaaaatttcatttgtttgtttttcctcaatttttttaggattattACTTCGTTATGACAGGAggaatctaaaagtaaaaaattacgatcgaaacccaaGTTTtctttgaataaagacaaaaaaaagccaataatccaaattttcatctttattaaaaaaattagattatgatcgtaattttttactttctttttgtcGCGAAaaaacaataatccacaaaaagttCACGAAAACTCAACAAAtgccaaaaacaattttgaataaggaccaaaagaaaaagctatttggcttattaggccaaacAACCCTTAATCTGGTTCACGACAAGGCATTCGTTGCGCAtccagttttttttcttttttgcatatGTTCGTAGAAATAGTAAGACATGATTTGTAGATGTTtaaaacacaaaatcaaaaaaagaaatgaacacaataaaaaaatttcggcCATTATAATTTGGCTTATATCAAATGGTGTAGTTATAATTCAAttggataaatagaaaaatggtTGATGTGATGGACTCTTTGTCGTTATTCGAATACTCTCATACAAGTTGGGCCTTAAGCACGCATTGACGGGTCAATACATTGGACAAACTCCCAACAAATGAGGTGCAGGGCTCAAGTTCCACCCTCCCTCTCCCCTAACACCGACATCTAACCACTTCTCCTAAAGTTcggcaaaggaaaaaaaagaaaagaaaaagaaacatctTCTTGCCCACAAACACGGTTTACCACTCCATCTCACGGCCAGTGGAAGGAACAACCATGGCTGAGACGCCATTGCCGACCAAACAGCAAAAACCAACATAGATCATCACTCTTAGCCTTCTAAACGTAAGCAGGTTAACAAGTtcagaaaaaaatgaatcaaatttGAATCAGTTGCCCAGGGCATTTCCAAACGAATATAACCACGGAGGACTATACAATTGTACATTCATGTGTTaaatcatttctttttcttccagtTCACTCAGGTTCCTCTGTCTTTCTTAATCTCCATCTTCGCAGGTAAACGAGAAAGAATCATCTTAGAACCCTGTTTGTTCAACCCAAAGTAGTTGAGCGTCCAAGAAGTCCAAGTGTTTTGACAAGAGCCTCTCTAAACCTCACAACATTAATGGTCAGATTCTGCCCATCAATGTATACAGCCCTAGCAACCTCATACCCTTCCAAGAATATGGATGCGGGATTAGTAATGACAGGGTGATCTTGGTCGTAGAGAGTGAGGAGAGAGCTTTCCACTGGTTCGACTCTGTACTCCACATATTTCAAGCCCATCTCTTTAGCTGGTCCGCCAAAGTACCTGGATGAGAGCCAGCGCAGGCCCAGCGGCACCACTTGCACCAGGACAGCCCCTTGGGGCAAGAACATAGCATTTGTAAGCCCTGCACCATGGGCACCAACCATTACACTACAGGAGTTCACCACCTGTGCGAACTTGTCTAAATTGGACATCATATGAGGCCTTGCGACGACAACTCTGAAGCCCAATGCCTTCATCATAGTCACCATGTCATCTTCATTTAGAAACGATCTTGTTTTTGCCCGAGATACAAGTATCAACACAGGCTTGTTCATCTCTGGTACATTTACTACCTTCAGATTATATGATTCTCTGAGAAATTGCCTGAAACCAAGCATGGAGTAACCTCCGGGGATGTCAGTGGTGTTCAAGGCAAGATTGCCGTGGTAGTGAAGCCCGATAACTGCTCCAGGAAAAC
The sequence above is drawn from the Rhododendron vialii isolate Sample 1 chromosome 6a, ASM3025357v1 genome and encodes:
- the LOC131329147 gene encoding alpha-1,3-arabinosyltransferase XAT3-like; the encoded protein is MEKEPRSLIFRATPLICLLLLSLLYTELIWLRYTRHCGSDQMVGNQEFRNWCSIRSTGKDGQGIDDQEHLNFLLRRLVRGEDQTQLDTTGFACHSDFHTDVCVASRPVRIDMRTMKVYATFSRGIPQENHIVRPYARKADKIAMSFVSPVQILQGNITPPACQYTHNVPAAVFSSGGYTGNLFHEFNEIIIPLFVTYRPLQSRLRFIVTDFNPPFSGKVTKILSHLSSYEVINPAADQSVHCFPGAVVGLHYHDYLAINTTDIPGGYSMLGFKQFLRESYNLKVVNVSEMNKPVLILLSRPKTRTFLNEDEMVTMMKALGFRVIVARPHMTSNLDKFAQVVNSCSVMVGAHGAGLTNAMFLPQGAVLVQVVPLGLRWLSARYFGGPAKEMGLKYVKYQIEPVESSLLTLYGQDHPVITNPASLFLKGYMAARAVYIDAQNLTINVVRFRETLVKARGLLERSAPLG